One segment of Streptomyces sp. YIM 121038 DNA contains the following:
- a CDS encoding FG-GAP and VCBS repeat-containing protein: MRARNLALTATAVAVAAAGVTLPLAGTAAAEGATVRKDDFNGDGHRDLVIGTPGANSVTVTYGSAAGVGERRSTTVTQDTAGVPGVTEKGDEFGESVTSGDVNNDGYADLVVGAPGEKTPGKSGGTVTIVWGGKDGFTKGGTALTAPAGSERRFGEAAVFVDFDGGDAANLAVISGNSWWYYPDSGLPQDGRAIGLETDFLPEGVRLDNMTAGHFTSRDGYTFVLTGERADGGAYTAYMKGGAGDLGYWSGVLAEGDDPSASRDPLAVGDVDGDGYDDLVTGNPRAAKGGAVSVRYGADTKFGAPVTYTQDSAGVPGSDEPGDAFGGSVAAGDVTGDGRADVAVGAPGETVGAPSVRGAGGVVVLRSGARGLGNGRAVHQDSPGVPGVGETGDAFGSSVRLKDVTKDGRADLAVGAGGEDIGSGSAARRDAGAVWVLRGSAGGVTASHAASFNGSDVGVRLPAGAGGVGRAFGETLR, encoded by the coding sequence GTGCGCGCAAGGAACCTGGCCCTCACGGCGACCGCGGTCGCCGTCGCCGCCGCCGGTGTCACGCTGCCGCTGGCCGGGACGGCCGCGGCCGAGGGTGCCACCGTCCGCAAGGACGACTTCAACGGCGACGGCCACCGCGACCTCGTGATCGGTACGCCGGGGGCCAATTCCGTGACCGTGACGTACGGTTCGGCGGCCGGTGTCGGCGAGCGCCGGTCCACCACGGTCACGCAGGACACGGCCGGGGTGCCCGGAGTCACCGAGAAGGGCGACGAGTTCGGCGAGAGCGTCACCAGCGGCGACGTGAACAACGACGGCTACGCGGACCTGGTCGTCGGCGCCCCGGGAGAGAAGACCCCGGGCAAGTCCGGCGGCACGGTCACGATCGTCTGGGGCGGCAAGGACGGCTTCACCAAGGGCGGCACGGCGCTCACCGCGCCCGCCGGCAGCGAGCGCCGCTTCGGCGAGGCCGCCGTCTTCGTCGACTTCGACGGCGGCGATGCCGCCAACCTCGCCGTGATCAGCGGAAACAGCTGGTGGTACTACCCTGACAGCGGCCTCCCGCAGGACGGCCGCGCGATCGGCCTGGAGACCGACTTCCTGCCCGAGGGCGTCCGCCTGGACAACATGACGGCGGGCCACTTCACGTCCAGGGACGGCTACACGTTCGTCCTCACCGGCGAGCGCGCGGACGGTGGCGCGTACACGGCCTATATGAAGGGCGGTGCGGGCGACCTCGGCTACTGGTCCGGCGTCCTCGCCGAGGGCGACGACCCGAGCGCCTCGCGCGACCCGCTCGCCGTGGGCGACGTCGACGGCGACGGCTACGACGACCTGGTCACGGGCAACCCCCGCGCGGCGAAGGGCGGCGCCGTCAGCGTCCGCTACGGCGCCGACACGAAGTTCGGCGCACCCGTGACGTACACGCAGGACAGCGCGGGCGTGCCCGGGAGCGACGAGCCGGGCGACGCGTTCGGCGGGTCGGTGGCGGCGGGCGACGTGACGGGCGACGGCCGTGCGGACGTCGCCGTCGGCGCGCCCGGCGAGACGGTCGGTGCCCCGTCCGTGCGGGGCGCGGGCGGCGTCGTCGTCCTCAGGAGCGGCGCCCGCGGCCTGGGGAACGGCCGTGCCGTGCACCAGGACTCGCCCGGGGTGCCGGGCGTCGGCGAGACCGGCGACGCGTTCGGGTCCAGCGTCCGGCTGAAGGACGTCACCAAGGACGGCAGGGCGGACCTGGCGGTCGGCGCGGGCGGCGAGGACATCGGCTCGGGCTCCGCCGCGCGGCGGGACGCGGGTGCCGTGTGGGTCCTGCGCGGCTCCGCGGGCGGCGTCACGGCCTCGCACGCGGCCTCGTTCAACGGCTCCGACGTCGGCGTACGGCTGCCCGCGGGCGCGGGCGGCGTCGGCAGGGCCTTCGGCGAAACCCTTCGCTGA
- a CDS encoding FG-GAP and VCBS repeat-containing protein, with amino-acid sequence MRKKTLSAAVLCAATVIGVAGLSVTPAAAAEPAPRPKADFNGDGFADLAVGVPDATVGGKTKAGYVNVVWGGKNGLGKHGSATISQDTAGVPGNAEKDDGFGHTVKPADMNGDGITDIVVGTPDEDNGPTLSAGTVTVLWGSKSGIKGGFTAANGEYSDNSLGAVLTTGDFDGDGKQDIVLNSHFDESSALMLRPGPFKAGTPAKLSRIDSWHFGGPRAVTTGDSDGDGRDDLALAYGGMEILGTRVVSRASGEWKTQWSTGNGSTALAAGDFDGDGTTDLALGGVQANPESEDPSEAFCQSPVGGAIATVYGKKDTALGGPVACTTQDSPEVGGTAEIEDNFGAHLAVGNLDRDGVDELIVGADTETVGTAKKAGSYWTLASAGTGKPFVGPSFTQNSAGVPGTAEAGDRFGAAVATGDFNGDGYPDTAVGAPGEDAATGGVWYGRTPKDGPNPDQVTVTPGKLALKGAHKYGTVLGR; translated from the coding sequence TTGCGCAAGAAGACCCTGTCGGCCGCGGTGCTGTGCGCCGCGACCGTGATCGGTGTCGCGGGCCTGTCCGTCACGCCCGCCGCGGCGGCCGAGCCCGCGCCCCGGCCGAAGGCCGACTTCAACGGCGACGGCTTCGCGGACCTCGCGGTCGGCGTCCCCGACGCGACCGTCGGAGGCAAGACCAAGGCCGGTTACGTGAACGTGGTCTGGGGCGGCAAGAACGGCCTCGGCAAGCACGGTTCGGCGACCATCAGCCAGGACACGGCCGGAGTCCCCGGCAACGCCGAGAAGGACGACGGCTTCGGCCACACGGTGAAGCCCGCCGACATGAACGGCGACGGCATCACGGACATCGTCGTCGGCACCCCCGACGAGGACAACGGCCCGACGCTGAGCGCGGGCACCGTCACGGTCCTGTGGGGCTCGAAGTCCGGCATCAAGGGCGGCTTCACGGCCGCCAACGGCGAGTACTCCGACAACAGCCTGGGCGCGGTCCTCACCACCGGCGACTTCGACGGCGACGGCAAACAGGACATCGTCCTGAACTCCCACTTCGACGAGTCCAGCGCGCTGATGCTGCGCCCCGGCCCGTTCAAGGCGGGCACGCCCGCGAAGCTGTCGCGCATCGACAGCTGGCACTTCGGCGGCCCGCGCGCGGTCACGACCGGCGACTCCGACGGCGACGGCCGCGACGACCTGGCGCTGGCGTACGGCGGCATGGAGATCCTGGGCACCAGGGTCGTCAGCCGCGCCTCCGGCGAGTGGAAGACCCAGTGGTCCACCGGCAACGGGTCGACCGCGCTCGCCGCGGGCGACTTCGACGGCGACGGCACGACGGACCTGGCCCTGGGCGGCGTCCAGGCCAACCCGGAGTCGGAGGACCCGAGCGAGGCGTTCTGCCAGAGCCCGGTGGGCGGCGCGATCGCCACGGTCTACGGCAAGAAGGACACCGCGCTCGGCGGCCCGGTCGCCTGCACCACGCAGGACTCCCCGGAGGTCGGCGGCACCGCCGAGATCGAGGACAACTTCGGCGCGCACCTGGCCGTGGGGAACCTCGACCGGGACGGCGTCGACGAGCTGATCGTGGGCGCCGACACGGAGACAGTGGGCACCGCGAAGAAGGCGGGCAGCTACTGGACGCTGGCCTCCGCGGGCACCGGCAAGCCCTTCGTGGGCCCGTCGTTCACCCAGAACTCGGCGGGCGTCCCCGGCACGGCCGAGGCGGGCGACCGCTTCGGCGCGGCCGTCGCCACCGGTGACTTCAACGGCGACGGCTACCCCGACACGGCGGTCGGCGCGCCCGGCGAGGACGCGGCGACCGGCGGCGTCTGGTACGGCCGGACCCCGAAGGACGGCCCCAACCCGGACCAGGTCACCGTCACCCCGGGCAAGCTCGCCCTCAAGGGAGCCCACAAGTACGGCACGGTCCTGGGGCGCTAG
- a CDS encoding phosphoribosyltransferase yields MSDVRENLTYEKFGGAIRDLAQTIADDGYEPDVVLSIARGGVFVAGGLAYALDCKNIHLVNVEFYTGVGTTLEMPVMLAPVPNAIDFTDKKVLIADDVADTGKTLKLVHDFCLDHVAEVRSAVIYEKSHSLVKCEYVWKRTDEWINFPWSVEPPVVKRHGQVLDA; encoded by the coding sequence ATGAGCGACGTGCGCGAGAACCTTACGTACGAGAAGTTCGGCGGCGCGATCCGTGATCTCGCCCAGACGATCGCCGACGACGGGTACGAGCCCGACGTCGTGCTGAGCATCGCCCGCGGCGGCGTCTTCGTCGCGGGCGGCCTCGCGTACGCCCTCGACTGCAAGAACATCCACCTGGTGAACGTGGAGTTCTACACGGGCGTCGGGACCACCCTGGAGATGCCGGTCATGCTGGCCCCGGTGCCGAACGCGATCGACTTCACCGACAAGAAGGTGCTCATCGCCGACGACGTCGCCGACACCGGCAAGACGCTGAAGCTCGTGCACGACTTCTGCCTCGACCACGTCGCCGAGGTCCGCTCCGCCGTGATCTATGAGAAGTCCCACTCGCTCGTGAAGTGCGAGTACGTGTGGAAGCGGACCGACGAGTGGATCAACTTCCCGTGGAGCGTCGAGCCGCCGGTCGTGAAGCGGCACGGGCAGGTTCTCGACGCCTGA
- a CDS encoding FG-GAP-like repeat-containing protein: MRLRTAALLTTTLTAATLTPLALPATATAAPAKHADDFNGDGYRDYATPQSGEGNKGGSVHVTFGTANGPGTRTQVVDQDSPGVPGADERGDSWAEGTRVAADFDRDGYGDLAVSAVGEKVGRNRGQGSVTVLWGSPTGLKGGTEIPNKAPGARKAFGYGLATGDFNGDGRPDLAATNGGAVYVYKGGISRSGVGGSVQRLAKRGLSPDDLIAGRVTKDRATDLVVVGQVIRDWKETGDAWFVKGGTTLKPGATLRLGAYADSTSGVIADFDKNGYGDLALGNYADAKYKGAVAVWRGGRNGPGTATRLTQGTPGVAGAPEKGDRFGGSVSAGDTNGDGYPDLAVGASSEDVGGTRDGGGVHVLRGGAGGLKGAGSKWFARDSAGIPGAPSEGDRFGSTVRLRDTDLDGYADLYAHGEVDPVRLPGSPSGIKNSGVTRVEYGIVEGFLQ, from the coding sequence GTGCGCCTGCGCACCGCAGCACTCCTCACCACCACCCTCACCGCCGCGACGCTCACCCCGCTCGCACTGCCCGCGACGGCGACGGCGGCCCCCGCCAAGCACGCGGACGACTTCAACGGAGACGGCTACCGGGACTACGCCACCCCGCAGTCGGGCGAAGGCAACAAGGGCGGATCCGTCCACGTCACCTTCGGCACGGCGAACGGCCCCGGCACCCGGACCCAGGTCGTCGACCAGGACAGCCCGGGCGTCCCCGGCGCCGACGAACGGGGGGACTCCTGGGCCGAGGGCACCCGTGTGGCCGCCGACTTCGACCGCGACGGGTACGGAGACCTCGCCGTGTCCGCCGTGGGCGAGAAGGTCGGCCGGAACCGCGGCCAGGGCTCGGTGACCGTGCTGTGGGGGTCACCGACCGGCCTGAAGGGCGGCACGGAGATCCCCAACAAGGCCCCCGGCGCGCGGAAGGCCTTCGGGTACGGCCTCGCCACCGGCGACTTCAACGGAGACGGCAGACCGGACCTGGCGGCGACCAACGGCGGTGCGGTGTACGTCTACAAGGGCGGCATCTCCCGCTCCGGCGTGGGCGGTTCCGTGCAGCGCCTCGCCAAGCGGGGTCTGTCCCCCGACGACCTGATCGCGGGCAGGGTCACCAAGGACCGCGCGACGGACCTGGTCGTCGTCGGCCAGGTGATCAGGGACTGGAAGGAGACGGGCGACGCCTGGTTCGTCAAGGGCGGCACCACCCTCAAGCCCGGCGCGACGCTGCGCCTCGGCGCGTACGCGGACAGCACGAGCGGTGTGATCGCCGACTTCGACAAGAACGGGTACGGCGACCTCGCGCTCGGCAACTACGCGGACGCCAAGTACAAGGGCGCGGTGGCCGTGTGGCGCGGCGGCAGGAACGGCCCGGGTACGGCGACCCGGCTCACGCAGGGCACCCCCGGCGTGGCGGGCGCCCCGGAGAAGGGGGACCGCTTCGGCGGATCCGTCTCGGCGGGCGACACCAACGGTGACGGGTACCCGGACCTGGCGGTGGGCGCGAGCAGCGAGGACGTCGGCGGCACGCGGGACGGGGGCGGTGTCCACGTCCTGCGCGGCGGCGCGGGCGGCCTGAAGGGCGCCGGGTCGAAGTGGTTCGCCCGCGACAGCGCGGGGATCCCGGGCGCCCCCTCCGAGGGGGACCGCTTCGGCAGCACGGTACGCCTGCGGGACACCGACCTCGACGGCTACGCGGACCTGTACGCGCACGGCGAGGTCGACCCGGTCCGCCTGCCCGGCTCCCCGTCCGGGATCAAGAACAGCGGGGTGACCCGCGTGGAGTACGGAATCGTCGAGGGCTTCCTCCAGTAG
- the dcd gene encoding dCTP deaminase, translating to MLLSDKDIRAEIDAGRVRIDPYDESMVQPSSIDVRLDRYFRVFENHRYPHIDPSVEQADLTRLVEPEGDEPFILHPGEFALASTYEVITLPDDLASRLEGKSSLGRLGLVTHSTAGFIDPGFSGHVTLELSNLATLPIKLWPGMKIGQLCMFRLTSPAEAPYGSERYGSRYQGQRGPTASRSFLNFHRTQV from the coding sequence GTGCTTCTCTCAGACAAGGACATCCGGGCCGAGATCGACGCCGGGCGGGTACGGATCGATCCCTACGACGAATCCATGGTGCAGCCGTCGAGCATCGACGTGCGCCTCGACCGGTACTTCCGGGTGTTCGAGAACCACCGGTACCCGCACATCGACCCCTCCGTCGAGCAGGCGGACCTGACCCGGCTCGTCGAGCCGGAGGGGGACGAGCCGTTCATCCTCCACCCGGGGGAGTTCGCGCTCGCGTCGACGTACGAGGTCATCACGCTCCCCGACGACCTGGCGAGCAGGCTCGAGGGGAAGTCGAGCCTCGGGCGGCTCGGGCTCGTCACGCACTCCACCGCCGGGTTCATCGACCCCGGCTTCTCGGGGCACGTGACCCTGGAGCTGTCGAACCTCGCCACGCTGCCGATCAAGCTCTGGCCGGGGATGAAGATCGGGCAGCTCTGCATGTTCCGGCTGACCTCGCCCGCCGAGGCCCCGTACGGGTCCGAGCGCTACGGGTCGCGTTACCAGGGCCAGCGCGGGCCCACCGCTTCCCGTTCCTTCCTCAACTTCCATCGGACCCAGGTGTGA
- a CDS encoding FG-GAP-like repeat-containing protein: MRTRTLALAAASALAATGLTLPFAASAGAAPGGATPPVKADFNGDGYEDLAVGVPAGSVGGKAEAGYVSVVWGGPRGLSVKDNVRISQATANVPGAPEAGDRFGAAVAVADFDGDGLTDLAVGAPGEDVDGKADAGNATVVHGAKDGFGKANSAGRGAKAKDSYGNALAAADFDGDKRTDLAIGGTDKVVVNYDPRGAKTQPGMGDRMGGRAPVLSTGDFDDDGLTDLAVAYYTKQQPYTQSHVHLYRYDKQERRLLLSWASSNGAASALATGDFNGDGLDDLALGNCREIADENIDDPCGPEELTKGGGVHIRYGNPNGSFGSRTQTLNQGTPGVPGAAEKGDGFGEAVTARDIDNDGYTDLIVGAPGEAIGSKKTAGSVTVLYGAKKGILDADDELGDGKANGYAFQQDTNQIPGPAETGDRFGAALATGDFDHDGKPDLATAAPGENASSGGVWASPDVLPPGTTVFTPKSLKLPAPSSALTYGAVLGR; this comes from the coding sequence GTGCGCACACGCACCCTCGCCCTGGCCGCCGCCTCGGCGCTCGCGGCGACCGGCCTCACCCTGCCGTTCGCCGCGAGCGCGGGGGCCGCGCCCGGCGGCGCCACCCCGCCCGTCAAGGCCGACTTCAACGGGGACGGCTACGAGGACCTCGCCGTCGGCGTCCCCGCGGGGAGCGTCGGCGGAAAGGCCGAGGCCGGGTACGTGAGCGTGGTCTGGGGCGGGCCCCGGGGGCTGAGCGTCAAGGACAACGTACGGATCAGCCAGGCGACGGCGAACGTGCCGGGCGCCCCGGAGGCCGGGGACCGCTTCGGCGCGGCCGTGGCCGTGGCCGACTTCGACGGCGACGGGCTCACGGACCTCGCGGTCGGCGCCCCGGGCGAGGACGTCGACGGCAAGGCGGACGCGGGCAACGCGACCGTCGTGCACGGCGCGAAGGACGGCTTCGGCAAGGCCAACAGCGCGGGCCGCGGCGCCAAGGCCAAGGACAGCTACGGCAACGCCCTGGCCGCCGCCGACTTCGACGGCGACAAGCGGACCGACCTGGCCATCGGCGGCACCGACAAGGTCGTCGTCAACTACGACCCGCGCGGCGCGAAGACCCAGCCGGGCATGGGCGACCGCATGGGCGGCCGCGCCCCCGTCCTGTCCACGGGCGACTTCGACGACGACGGCCTCACCGACCTGGCCGTGGCCTACTACACCAAGCAGCAGCCGTACACCCAGTCCCACGTCCACCTCTACCGCTACGACAAGCAGGAGCGCCGCCTCCTCCTGTCCTGGGCCAGCAGCAACGGCGCCGCCTCCGCCCTCGCCACCGGCGACTTCAACGGCGACGGCCTGGACGACCTCGCGCTCGGCAACTGCCGCGAGATCGCCGACGAGAACATCGACGACCCCTGCGGCCCCGAGGAGCTCACCAAGGGCGGCGGCGTCCACATCCGCTACGGCAACCCCAACGGCTCCTTCGGCTCCCGGACCCAGACCCTCAACCAGGGCACCCCGGGCGTCCCCGGCGCCGCCGAGAAGGGCGACGGCTTCGGCGAGGCCGTCACCGCCCGCGACATCGACAACGACGGCTACACCGACCTGATCGTCGGCGCCCCCGGCGAGGCCATCGGCAGCAAGAAGACCGCGGGCAGCGTCACCGTCCTGTACGGCGCCAAGAAGGGCATCCTCGACGCCGACGACGAGCTCGGCGACGGCAAGGCCAACGGCTACGCCTTCCAGCAGGACACCAACCAGATCCCCGGCCCCGCCGAGACCGGCGACCGCTTCGGCGCCGCCCTCGCCACCGGCGACTTCGACCACGACGGCAAGCCCGACCTGGCCACCGCCGCCCCCGGCGAGAACGCCTCGTCCGGCGGCGTCTGGGCCTCCCCGGACGTCCTGCCGCCCGGCACCACCGTCTTCACCCCCAAGTCCCTGAAGCTGCCCGCGCCTTCGTCCGCGCTGACGTACGGCGCCGTCCTCGGCCGCTAG
- a CDS encoding FG-GAP repeat protein: MAQRKRTASRDTRPHRPGRHLRLAAATTAVALTGGLLLGAVPTASAAPRAALPAADADFDGDGYADVATSAPFTYVNGKKAAGAVVVTYGKASGVDRSVKYTQNSQGVPGDAEAQDWFGNELAYGDFDSDGYDDLLVSVSGEDVGRDKDGGSLQILWGSAIGLRGGTTLKDPRPSKHDNFGGVLQAGDFDGDGKDDIAMGTVTTAVVDVYRGGFTRGGRTGGHYTVTPRIHGNGEVGVKNLHSGDANGDGKDDLIVNGYENDTQRGYDANWWIPGSRSGLKVSSAQKLLPGVITDLGDTDKDGYDDVVIGNHWDSGIPGAAKGGAVHVVHGGARGPAHGDRDKFTQDTSGVPGGSEKGDSFGNELDLGDVNGDGNLDLVVGAPGETVDGVEDTGAVTVLYGRANGSGLSGRGAKLLTQDSPGVPNSNEKHDFLGTDVHADDLNGDGRADVILGAHGENGGNGAVYPLLSAPDGSLKGTSGVYPGTAGLPTTGTPRLGANFAD; the protein is encoded by the coding sequence ATGGCTCAGCGCAAGCGCACCGCCTCCCGCGACACCCGGCCCCACAGACCCGGCCGCCACCTCCGCCTCGCCGCCGCCACGACCGCCGTGGCGCTCACCGGCGGGCTCCTCCTGGGCGCCGTACCGACGGCCTCCGCGGCGCCGCGGGCCGCGCTCCCGGCCGCGGACGCCGACTTCGACGGCGACGGCTACGCGGACGTCGCCACCTCCGCCCCCTTCACCTACGTGAACGGCAAGAAGGCGGCGGGCGCCGTCGTCGTCACGTACGGGAAGGCGAGCGGCGTCGACCGTTCCGTGAAGTACACGCAGAACAGCCAGGGCGTCCCCGGGGACGCCGAGGCACAGGACTGGTTCGGCAACGAGCTGGCGTACGGGGACTTCGACAGCGACGGCTACGACGACCTGCTCGTGAGCGTCTCCGGCGAGGACGTCGGCCGCGACAAGGACGGCGGCAGCCTGCAGATCCTGTGGGGCTCGGCGATCGGCCTGCGGGGCGGCACGACCCTGAAGGACCCGCGCCCCAGCAAGCACGACAACTTCGGCGGGGTCCTCCAGGCCGGTGACTTCGACGGCGACGGCAAGGACGACATCGCCATGGGCACGGTGACCACGGCGGTCGTCGACGTCTACCGCGGCGGCTTCACCCGCGGGGGCAGGACCGGCGGCCACTACACCGTCACCCCCCGCATCCACGGCAACGGCGAGGTCGGCGTCAAGAACCTGCACTCCGGCGACGCCAACGGCGACGGCAAGGACGACCTGATCGTCAACGGCTACGAGAACGACACCCAGCGCGGCTACGACGCCAACTGGTGGATCCCCGGCTCCCGTTCCGGCCTCAAGGTGTCCTCCGCGCAGAAGCTGCTGCCCGGCGTCATCACGGACCTGGGCGACACCGACAAGGACGGTTACGACGACGTCGTCATCGGCAACCACTGGGACAGCGGCATCCCGGGCGCGGCCAAGGGCGGCGCGGTGCACGTCGTGCACGGCGGGGCGCGGGGCCCGGCGCACGGCGACCGGGACAAGTTCACCCAGGACACCTCCGGCGTCCCCGGCGGCAGCGAGAAGGGCGACAGCTTCGGCAACGAGCTGGACCTCGGCGACGTCAACGGCGACGGCAACCTCGACCTGGTCGTCGGCGCCCCCGGCGAGACCGTCGACGGCGTCGAGGACACGGGCGCGGTGACCGTCCTGTACGGCCGTGCCAACGGCTCCGGCCTCAGCGGCCGCGGCGCGAAGCTCCTCACCCAGGACAGCCCCGGCGTACCGAACTCCAACGAGAAGCACGACTTCCTCGGCACGGACGTGCACGCCGACGACCTGAACGGCGACGGACGCGCGGACGTGATCCTGGGCGCCCACGGCGAGAACGGCGGCAACGGCGCCGTCTACCCCCTGCTCTCCGCCCCCGACGGCTCCCTCAAGGGCACCTCCGGCGTCTACCCCGGCACAGCGGGCCTCCCGACCACGGGCACCCCCCGCCTGGGCGCCAACTTCGCCGACTGA
- a CDS encoding PadR family transcriptional regulator — protein sequence MTDPLTKAASQLRKGVLEYCVLALMRDGPRYGVELVEELSAVAVMTTSQGTIYPLLARLRRDRLVDTELRESPSGPPRRYYTLTPEGRTALADFHTSWPLFRDAVDHFLAPAPGTSHDTETPHERS from the coding sequence ATGACGGATCCGCTGACGAAGGCCGCGAGCCAGCTGCGCAAGGGCGTCCTGGAGTACTGCGTCCTGGCCCTGATGCGGGACGGCCCGCGCTACGGGGTGGAGCTGGTCGAGGAGCTGTCCGCCGTCGCCGTGATGACGACGAGCCAGGGCACGATCTACCCGCTCCTGGCCCGGCTGCGCCGCGACCGCCTGGTGGACACGGAACTGCGCGAGTCCCCCAGCGGCCCGCCCCGCCGCTACTACACGCTCACGCCCGAGGGCCGCACCGCCCTCGCGGACTTCCACACGAGCTGGCCGCTCTTCCGGGACGCGGTCGACCACTTCCTGGCCCCGGCGCCCGGCACGTCGCACGACACGGAGACCCCTCATGAACGCTCTTGA
- a CDS encoding Yip1 family protein, giving the protein MAGFRIGRGGRDNRAQQSGRPQGHQGGHQGPGQSPQQGPGQAPYGQRPPHQGGGQTPYGYPPAPSHGHPAPPQYGGQGPGPGQYGGGQYGGGQHHGGAQQWPQPPGGRDEPEYFGGQGGHGSHGGHGGHGGGHDPYAANNPGSTQAFSLGEDPYNDGDTYRAGQAPAGPIGPKLPWKDLLRGIVLRPGPTFLQMRDYAMWAPAVIVTFLYGLLAVFGFDEAREDVLNATLSTAIPYVLTTGVAISLSALILGVVTHSLARQFGGDGAWQPTVGLSMLIMAITDAPRVIVALFLGGGNGFVQLLGWATWLAAGALLTLMVSKSHDLPWPRALGASAIQLLAILSIIKLGTF; this is encoded by the coding sequence GTGGCTGGATTCAGGATCGGACGCGGCGGCCGGGACAACCGCGCACAGCAATCGGGACGCCCCCAGGGACACCAGGGGGGACACCAGGGACCGGGACAGAGCCCTCAGCAGGGTCCCGGGCAGGCCCCGTACGGACAGCGGCCCCCGCACCAAGGCGGCGGCCAGACGCCGTACGGCTACCCGCCCGCGCCCTCGCACGGGCACCCCGCCCCGCCCCAGTACGGCGGCCAGGGCCCCGGCCCCGGCCAGTACGGCGGCGGCCAGTACGGCGGCGGCCAGCACCACGGCGGCGCCCAGCAGTGGCCCCAGCCCCCCGGCGGCCGGGACGAGCCCGAGTACTTCGGCGGCCAGGGCGGCCACGGCAGCCATGGCGGACACGGCGGACACGGCGGCGGACACGACCCGTACGCCGCCAACAACCCCGGCAGCACCCAGGCCTTCTCCCTCGGCGAGGACCCGTACAACGACGGGGACACCTACCGCGCGGGCCAGGCCCCGGCCGGCCCCATCGGCCCCAAGCTGCCCTGGAAGGACCTGCTGCGCGGCATCGTGCTGCGCCCGGGCCCGACCTTCCTGCAGATGCGCGACTACGCGATGTGGGCCCCGGCGGTCATCGTCACGTTCCTCTACGGCCTGCTCGCCGTCTTCGGCTTCGACGAGGCCCGCGAGGACGTGCTCAACGCCACGCTGTCCACGGCGATCCCGTACGTCCTCACCACCGGCGTCGCGATCTCCCTGAGCGCCCTCATCCTCGGCGTCGTCACGCACAGCCTGGCCCGCCAGTTCGGCGGTGACGGCGCCTGGCAGCCGACCGTCGGCCTGTCCATGCTGATCATGGCGATCACGGACGCGCCGCGCGTCATCGTCGCCCTGTTCCTCGGCGGCGGCAACGGCTTCGTCCAGCTGCTCGGCTGGGCCACCTGGCTCGCGGCGGGCGCCCTGCTCACCCTGATGGTGAGCAAGTCACACGACCTGCCCTGGCCCCGCGCCCTCGGCGCCAGCGCCATTCAGCTGCTCGCGATCCTGTCGATCATCAAGCTCGGTACGTTCTGA